In one Neobacillus sp. CF12 genomic region, the following are encoded:
- a CDS encoding S8 family serine peptidase, giving the protein MKKRRRLPFKVFTTSALATMLLSSTGFAEGIGTNPVPAPSVEEIVKQGQKIFLDEQRQAAEAAADQFGYKDLKKNGLAKPYQPNEKVRLIVEVEQPDTVGDSKQNKKAKYKQKQDHVIAQISKTKSAGKVKNRFYEAFNGFSIETEFSNLKEIQATPGVTNVHIARTFQPSMGASKELVQAQKVWEEYGYEGEGLLVAIVDSGIDFSHQDMKLTEQGKEKQKWTQEGIEGKFAETEVSEVWYNDKVPTGYDWADKDTDVIPRGQNGSSHGMHVAGTVGANGDEENDGVQGIAPGVQLLAEKVFSDNGGGAYEDDIIAGIEHAVTMGADVINMSLGSDAGYVGEENDPIQKSIREATEQGTLVVVAGGNSAYSTKNNLLQSAAKPYSENPDIGTVGEPSVSPYALSVASYENTNIHMNTLAEENGLQLPYQDQTQYNFKLSRVLEVGKSYELAYVGEGKTADFVGKDVTGKIVVAKPNQPYATYTYVQNEAKKKGAKAVILVPPSEVADYPYVYLSSFFIPAATTSKEAGDALIAKLTSGQSVKMKMSKGIYIENPDKNAISDFSSYGAPHTLDFKPEISAPGGNIYSTVTGNEYEIMSGTSMATPHVAGGSALLLQALYEKGLAHSKETALKAKIALMNTAQLIQDPRTNSEVPYSPRVQGSGLMQIQNAIKTPVLVTSDKTPLEQAGAVALKEITGNNAHFKLNVEALQNLDVKDLEYSVYVDVLTDDTETKKYDLDNDGTLDSKEYLTLTSKRVQGASVLVNGEKVTHTEGKTLKIKPGQEKYLDIQISLPASLKEGTFVEGYVRLVPTGKNSESAVPITVPYMGFYGKWDQAQNLDPAAWDKDAFLGYTVLWNDEPFSEGTFPLGYDPRKGTFNTDRIVISPNTIYPGVFPTFTTLRNLEKTEMYVENQNGQLVQYLGDFSEYTGKPWKFRKNVMAYRDYMNGGYLWDVKDKNGQVVKDGSYNYVIKTTLDYKNAKPQEVKLPVKVDSVAPVVSDIQVQPKEGQYEITFKAVDNENGSGFYGAIIWYNGKYMPLAQGQTSVLVKEEPKSVVVLGSDVALNHGYTVWGDPSYINDEMLVSWFSVYPNKNVNESTPAGINAFANNRVNWTINIKDGSGMVVDSIVVENEHEIHLEWKPEADLPNGTYTVSAEVENKQGFKVTTSPQSVTVLQQP; this is encoded by the coding sequence ATGAAAAAGAGAAGAAGGTTACCGTTTAAAGTATTTACAACGTCAGCATTAGCAACGATGTTGTTATCTTCAACAGGTTTTGCGGAAGGAATAGGAACGAATCCGGTTCCCGCTCCAAGTGTAGAGGAGATTGTGAAACAAGGGCAGAAAATATTCTTGGATGAACAAAGACAAGCTGCAGAAGCTGCCGCAGACCAGTTTGGATATAAGGATTTAAAGAAAAACGGTCTAGCAAAACCGTATCAGCCTAATGAAAAGGTGCGTCTAATTGTTGAGGTAGAACAGCCTGACACAGTGGGGGACTCTAAACAAAACAAGAAGGCAAAGTATAAACAAAAACAAGATCATGTGATTGCTCAAATTTCTAAGACTAAATCTGCAGGTAAAGTAAAGAATCGTTTCTATGAAGCCTTTAATGGATTTAGTATAGAAACTGAGTTTAGTAATCTAAAGGAAATTCAAGCGACCCCTGGTGTAACAAATGTACATATTGCGAGGACGTTCCAACCCTCAATGGGAGCTAGCAAAGAATTAGTACAAGCCCAAAAGGTATGGGAGGAATATGGTTACGAAGGAGAAGGATTGCTTGTTGCGATTGTCGACTCTGGAATTGACTTCAGTCATCAAGATATGAAGTTAACAGAACAAGGAAAAGAGAAACAAAAGTGGACACAAGAGGGAATTGAAGGTAAATTTGCTGAAACCGAGGTAAGTGAGGTATGGTACAACGACAAGGTTCCAACAGGATATGACTGGGCCGATAAAGATACGGATGTCATTCCTCGCGGGCAAAACGGTTCTTCGCATGGTATGCACGTAGCAGGGACAGTAGGGGCAAATGGGGATGAGGAAAATGACGGTGTACAAGGTATTGCTCCAGGTGTGCAGCTGCTTGCGGAAAAAGTATTTTCAGATAATGGCGGGGGTGCATATGAAGATGACATTATTGCGGGTATAGAGCATGCAGTCACAATGGGAGCAGATGTCATTAACATGAGTTTAGGCTCTGATGCGGGATATGTTGGAGAGGAGAACGATCCAATTCAAAAATCGATTCGAGAAGCAACCGAACAAGGGACACTTGTAGTGGTCGCTGGTGGAAACTCCGCTTACAGCACAAAAAACAATCTTTTACAATCTGCAGCGAAACCATATTCAGAAAACCCGGATATTGGGACAGTAGGAGAACCAAGCGTAAGTCCTTATGCCCTGTCAGTCGCTTCCTATGAAAATACAAATATTCATATGAATACATTAGCAGAGGAAAATGGCTTGCAGCTCCCATACCAAGACCAAACTCAATATAATTTCAAGCTCTCAAGAGTACTGGAAGTGGGCAAGAGCTATGAATTGGCATATGTTGGGGAAGGGAAAACAGCAGATTTCGTTGGAAAAGATGTGACTGGTAAAATTGTAGTTGCCAAACCGAATCAGCCATATGCTACTTACACGTATGTACAAAATGAAGCGAAAAAGAAAGGCGCAAAAGCAGTTATCCTTGTGCCACCTAGTGAAGTAGCTGATTATCCCTACGTATATCTAAGTTCCTTCTTTATTCCTGCCGCAACGACAAGTAAAGAGGCAGGAGATGCGTTAATTGCGAAGCTTACAAGTGGACAAAGTGTAAAAATGAAAATGTCCAAAGGAATTTATATTGAAAATCCTGATAAAAATGCGATATCTGATTTCTCATCCTATGGTGCACCACACACATTAGATTTTAAACCAGAGATTTCTGCACCTGGTGGTAACATTTATTCAACGGTTACGGGTAATGAGTATGAGATTATGAGCGGTACATCGATGGCAACTCCGCATGTGGCTGGCGGTTCAGCATTATTACTGCAAGCATTATATGAAAAAGGCTTAGCTCATTCTAAGGAAACAGCATTAAAAGCAAAAATCGCATTAATGAATACAGCACAATTAATACAAGACCCACGCACCAATAGTGAGGTACCATACTCACCGCGTGTACAAGGATCTGGCTTAATGCAAATTCAAAATGCCATTAAAACACCTGTCCTTGTTACGAGTGATAAAACTCCATTAGAGCAAGCCGGAGCAGTTGCCTTAAAAGAAATTACGGGCAACAATGCACACTTCAAGTTGAATGTAGAAGCTCTACAAAACTTAGATGTAAAAGACCTAGAATACAGTGTATACGTTGATGTATTGACGGACGATACAGAAACAAAAAAATATGACTTAGACAATGATGGAACATTGGATTCTAAAGAATATTTAACGTTAACGAGTAAGCGGGTACAGGGTGCTTCCGTTTTGGTAAACGGGGAAAAAGTAACTCATACAGAAGGAAAGACATTAAAGATTAAACCGGGGCAAGAGAAATATTTAGACATCCAGATTTCATTACCAGCCAGCTTAAAGGAAGGCACGTTTGTTGAAGGGTATGTACGTCTTGTGCCAACTGGCAAAAACAGTGAATCGGCCGTTCCAATAACCGTTCCTTACATGGGCTTCTATGGTAAATGGGATCAAGCTCAGAACTTAGATCCAGCAGCATGGGATAAAGATGCTTTCTTAGGATATACGGTGCTTTGGAATGATGAGCCATTCTCAGAAGGCACATTCCCATTAGGTTATGATCCTAGAAAGGGAACATTCAATACGGACCGTATCGTGATATCTCCAAACACGATTTATCCAGGTGTATTCCCGACATTCACCACACTTCGTAATTTAGAGAAAACAGAAATGTACGTGGAAAATCAAAATGGACAACTCGTTCAATATTTAGGTGACTTTAGTGAATACACTGGGAAGCCATGGAAGTTCCGTAAGAATGTTATGGCCTATCGGGACTATATGAATGGTGGATATTTATGGGACGTAAAGGACAAAAATGGACAAGTAGTCAAAGATGGCAGCTACAACTATGTTATTAAAACAACACTAGATTACAAGAATGCGAAACCACAAGAAGTGAAGCTTCCAGTTAAAGTAGATTCTGTTGCTCCGGTAGTATCCGATATCCAAGTACAGCCAAAAGAAGGACAATATGAAATAACCTTCAAGGCGGTGGATAACGAGAATGGCAGTGGCTTTTACGGTGCAATCATTTGGTATAACGGTAAGTATATGCCGCTAGCGCAGGGACAAACGTCAGTTCTTGTAAAAGAGGAACCGAAGAGTGTTGTCGTGTTAGGTTCAGACGTCGCGCTTAACCATGGATATACCGTTTGGGGAGATCCTTCGTATATTAATGATGAAATGCTTGTCAGTTGGTTCAGCGTATATCCAAATAAAAATGTAAATGAAAGTACCCCTGCGGGAATTAATGCTTTTGCCAATAATCGAGTGAATTGGACGATTAATATTAAAGATGGAAGTGGTATGGTCGTTGACTCGATTGTGGTGGAAAATGAGCATGAAATTCACTTAGAGTGGAAACCGGAGGCAGATCTTCCTAATGGCACGTATACAGTATCAGCAGAAGTGGAAAACAAACAAGGCTTTAAAGTGACGACAAGTCCGCAATCTGTAACGGTCTTACAACAACCATAA
- a CDS encoding protease inhibitor I9 family protein, with protein sequence MKKKASSSIKLVFTCFIATSLLFSSNTQMFAETTTPSKITNVEQYLQHLTKQDRDRIHNHQEVGVPHKYLSPTLDTVSNKPVNIIVQFTQDPAITDVKKNAEIGETLTLSEASKKVEESHQNFKKKIGQAKKAAPNLEIRKEYRHSFNGVAMTVPAKDVQTLLSMEGIKAIWEDIQVSVEPPVPENEETQTKNTSPALDSIAHIGATKLHDEGITGKGLRLASLIQG encoded by the coding sequence TTGAAAAAGAAAGCTTCATCCTCAATAAAATTAGTCTTTACCTGTTTTATAGCAACTAGTTTACTATTTTCTAGTAATACTCAAATGTTTGCAGAAACTACCACTCCTAGCAAAATCACCAACGTTGAACAATACCTACAACATTTAACAAAGCAAGACAGAGACCGAATTCATAACCATCAAGAAGTGGGAGTTCCCCATAAATACCTATCCCCTACTCTTGACACTGTCAGCAACAAACCTGTTAACATCATTGTTCAATTCACACAGGATCCTGCTATAACAGATGTGAAAAAGAATGCTGAAATCGGAGAAACACTGACTCTAAGCGAAGCAAGTAAAAAAGTTGAGGAGTCTCATCAAAACTTCAAGAAAAAGATAGGACAAGCAAAAAAAGCTGCGCCAAACTTAGAAATCAGAAAAGAATATCGTCATAGCTTTAACGGTGTTGCGATGACAGTACCAGCTAAGGATGTGCAAACACTCCTCTCGATGGAAGGGATAAAAGCAATTTGGGAAGATATACAAGTATCGGTAGAGCCACCTGTTCCGGAGAATGAAGAAACACAAACGAAAAACACATCCCCTGCTCTAGACAGCATTGCTCATATCGGTGCCACAAAACTTCATGATGAGGGCATTACGGGTAAAGGATTAAGGTTGGCGTCATTGATACAGGGATAG
- a CDS encoding S8 family serine peptidase produces MDYTHLDLKDAFKGGYDFVNNDADPMETTYEEWKQSGEPEISPLGGSTYYTSHGTHVSGTIAGQGKNNADIAVTGVAPGVELYGYKVLGPYGSGSYSNILAGIERAVVDGMDVINLSLGSNHNDPLDPTSIAINNAALAGTVAVIAAGNSGSDLYSLGSPGTSALALTIGASDYSITVPTASAAVDNLSFTDLRLLAKNYSDDLNALKNQALSIIDVGLGYDYNYDGKDVNGKMVLIERGIFSLNEKVMIAKKHGATAVLLYNNDPKEGQIPHYLGDGSEFIPAFALRVRTSVKQTSILMVS; encoded by the coding sequence ATAGATTATACACACCTAGATTTAAAAGATGCCTTTAAGGGTGGATATGACTTTGTCAATAACGATGCAGATCCAATGGAAACAACGTATGAAGAATGGAAACAATCTGGAGAGCCTGAAATAAGTCCATTAGGCGGATCGACATATTATACGTCTCATGGGACTCATGTGTCTGGTACGATTGCCGGACAAGGAAAAAACAATGCTGACATTGCCGTCACAGGGGTTGCTCCAGGAGTAGAATTATATGGATATAAGGTGTTAGGTCCATATGGATCAGGTTCATACAGTAATATTTTAGCAGGGATTGAAAGAGCCGTGGTAGATGGGATGGATGTGATTAACCTTTCATTAGGCAGCAATCATAATGATCCACTAGACCCAACCTCTATTGCCATCAACAACGCTGCTCTAGCAGGTACAGTTGCAGTTATCGCTGCAGGAAACTCTGGAAGTGATTTATATTCTCTCGGATCACCTGGAACTTCAGCATTAGCGCTAACTATTGGTGCAAGCGATTATTCGATTACAGTGCCAACAGCAAGTGCTGCAGTCGATAATCTTTCCTTTACCGATTTACGATTGCTTGCAAAAAACTACAGTGATGATTTAAATGCATTGAAAAATCAAGCACTTTCCATCATTGATGTTGGATTAGGCTATGATTACAATTACGACGGCAAAGATGTAAATGGAAAAATGGTACTTATTGAACGTGGGATTTTTAGTTTAAATGAAAAGGTTATGATCGCCAAAAAACATGGGGCCACAGCGGTTTTACTGTATAATAATGACCCAAAAGAAGGGCAGATTCCTCATTATCTAGGTGATGGTTCTGAATTCATTCCTGCTTTCGCTCTTAGGGTAAGGACAAGCGTGAAGCAGACATCAATTTTGATGGTGTCGTAG
- the brnQ gene encoding branched-chain amino acid transport system II carrier protein, with product MNFSAKQIIFISFMLFSMFFGAGNLIFPPFLGQSAGDHIWLALAGFIVSAVGLPILGVIAVAKVGSLNELNLRVHPLFALIFPFLIYIAIGPGLAIPRAGSLAFEMGAAPFLPENLVEGPISLLLYSIVFFGLAAWLSMYPSKLISLFGKLLTPILLTLIAIIFVKSLMDPIGSFESPVGNYQENPLFQGILEGYLTMDALAALAFGIVIANTLTAQGVIDSKKKSRYMMYAGLGAGLLLTMIYLILGYLGAASSSLGQAENGAIILSNIMTYLFGQSGTLLLGIVFTLACFCVSIGLITSCSQFFSNAIPKVAYKVWVVILAVLSTAIANLGLTQILQISVPILGMIYPIAIVLIFLGLLDDIIKRNPYIYGSVIGFVALFSVLDTINKVFFDSKWSGAFEILPYYIEGLGWIIPALIGLVVGYFLGWLKGSSSVMKTNP from the coding sequence ATGAATTTTTCTGCAAAACAAATTATCTTTATCAGTTTTATGTTATTTTCTATGTTTTTCGGTGCAGGGAACCTTATTTTCCCACCCTTTCTGGGTCAATCAGCAGGGGATCATATCTGGCTGGCACTTGCTGGGTTTATTGTTTCAGCAGTAGGACTGCCAATATTAGGAGTGATTGCAGTTGCAAAAGTAGGAAGCTTGAACGAGCTGAACCTTAGAGTTCACCCTTTATTTGCATTAATATTTCCATTTTTAATTTATATTGCAATTGGTCCAGGACTAGCTATTCCGCGTGCCGGAAGCCTTGCATTTGAAATGGGTGCCGCACCCTTCTTGCCGGAGAATTTGGTTGAAGGACCTATATCTTTATTACTCTATAGTATCGTCTTTTTTGGGTTAGCCGCCTGGTTGAGTATGTATCCTTCTAAACTGATTAGTCTTTTTGGGAAATTGTTGACGCCAATCCTCTTAACCTTGATAGCCATTATTTTTGTAAAGAGTTTAATGGATCCAATTGGATCATTTGAATCACCTGTTGGGAATTATCAAGAGAATCCTTTATTCCAAGGAATATTGGAGGGGTATTTAACTATGGATGCCTTGGCAGCACTCGCATTTGGTATTGTAATTGCTAACACGTTGACTGCACAAGGTGTAATTGACTCCAAAAAGAAATCACGCTATATGATGTACGCGGGTTTGGGTGCTGGATTGTTATTAACAATGATTTATCTTATTTTAGGATATTTAGGAGCTGCCAGTTCTTCTTTAGGACAAGCTGAAAATGGGGCAATCATTTTGTCCAACATCATGACCTACCTGTTTGGACAAAGCGGAACATTGCTGCTTGGGATCGTCTTTACGCTGGCATGTTTTTGTGTATCGATTGGTTTAATTACATCATGCAGCCAATTCTTCTCCAATGCCATTCCAAAAGTTGCTTATAAAGTATGGGTCGTTATCTTAGCTGTTCTTAGTACTGCGATTGCAAATTTAGGTTTAACCCAAATCCTGCAGATATCTGTACCTATTCTTGGCATGATCTACCCAATTGCAATTGTACTAATTTTCTTAGGCCTACTGGATGATATAATAAAAAGAAATCCATATATTTATGGTTCTGTAATCGGCTTTGTTGCTCTTTTTAGTGTTTTAGACACCATTAACAAAGTATTTTTCGATAGTAAATGGAGTGGGGCATTTGAAATTCTTCCTTATTATATCGAAGGGCTAGGGTGGATCATCCCTGCACTTATAGGGTTAGTCGTTGGATATTTTTTAGGTTGGTTAAAAGGTTCTTCTTCTGTAATGAAAACAAATCCGTAG
- a CDS encoding helix-turn-helix domain-containing protein: MNRDVLEELLQINDEERIILERQTKVSKELYTSNSNFIIESDKFLSNDKMIMVRKHTRFVDFPLHKHDYIEVNYVYNGELQQTVGGRPITLKKGELLLLNQHIEHEIKACGNEDIVINFIIRPAFFDFIFSFLSSENIISDFLLSSLYNNTQNGQFLYFKVSEIQSIQELIGKMIHEIMNPSTFSESAIKLYMGLFMIELIKNSDMVERKEEASITHYLVVKSLKYIEEHYKEASLYELANQLNQSHYGLSKTIKKATSRTFKELLQERRLVKAKELLEGTDMPIAMIVEQVGYDNISYFYRIFKGKYGQTPKEFRANK; encoded by the coding sequence ATGAATCGGGATGTTTTGGAGGAGCTTTTACAGATAAACGACGAAGAGAGGATTATTCTGGAACGGCAAACAAAAGTAAGTAAAGAACTTTATACAAGCAATTCCAATTTTATTATCGAAAGTGATAAATTTCTTAGTAATGACAAAATGATTATGGTCCGTAAACACACAAGATTTGTGGACTTTCCATTACATAAACATGATTATATTGAAGTGAATTATGTGTACAACGGGGAATTACAGCAGACAGTCGGCGGTAGACCGATTACCTTGAAAAAAGGGGAGTTGCTTTTATTAAATCAGCATATTGAACATGAAATAAAAGCTTGTGGTAACGAAGATATTGTAATTAATTTTATCATTCGTCCTGCTTTCTTCGACTTTATTTTTTCCTTCTTAAGTTCAGAAAATATTATCAGCGATTTTTTGCTAAGCAGTCTTTACAATAATACACAGAATGGACAATTCCTTTATTTTAAAGTATCGGAAATACAGTCTATTCAGGAGTTAATAGGGAAAATGATTCACGAAATTATGAACCCTTCCACATTCTCTGAATCTGCCATCAAGCTTTACATGGGTCTATTTATGATTGAACTTATCAAGAATTCTGATATGGTGGAAAGAAAAGAAGAGGCGTCCATCACTCACTACTTGGTTGTTAAATCACTAAAGTATATCGAAGAACATTACAAAGAAGCTTCATTATATGAATTAGCCAATCAATTGAACCAATCCCATTATGGATTAAGTAAAACCATAAAAAAGGCGACTTCTCGTACATTTAAAGAGCTTCTTCAGGAAAGAAGGCTGGTAAAAGCCAAAGAATTATTAGAAGGCACAGACATGCCTATTGCGATGATAGTGGAACAGGTGGGCTACGATAATATCAGTTATTTTTACCGAATCTTTAAAGGTAAATATGGACAAACACCCAAAGAATTCAGAGCAAATAAATGA
- a CDS encoding sensory rhodopsin transducer produces MSANQAGETHWIIPDAYIPPESTGNLISHESICVMNCNSENVNLVFTIFFEDRPPMENILVEVAGRRTKHIRTSSLEKDDEHIPLGVPYAIEINSDLPIVVQYSRLDTTQAELALMSTMAFPLK; encoded by the coding sequence ATGAGTGCAAATCAAGCAGGAGAAACACATTGGATTATACCTGATGCCTACATTCCACCTGAAAGTACTGGAAACCTCATCAGCCATGAATCTATTTGTGTAATGAATTGTAATAGTGAGAACGTAAATCTAGTCTTTACTATTTTTTTTGAAGATCGCCCTCCTATGGAAAATATCCTCGTAGAGGTAGCAGGGAGACGTACGAAGCATATTCGAACAAGCTCACTTGAGAAGGATGATGAACATATTCCATTAGGAGTTCCATATGCAATAGAAATTAACAGTGATCTTCCAATAGTTGTACAATATAGCCGATTAGATACAACACAAGCAGAATTAGCATTAATGTCAACAATGGCATTTCCATTAAAATAA
- a CDS encoding MFS transporter encodes MAKIGSKKTTGMKATLSVAMANYIEAGSIVAGAGGLSLWVEYLNLDDIKIGLLGAVSANAFGAAVGAIIGGYLCDKLGRKFIYTYDLLIYMLGMILIIFSFNFPMLLVGYIITGLAVGAGVPASWTYIAEEAPHKKRAAHTGMAQLAWSFGPVIALLLSVVLAPLGLLGSRIIFGHLLVIAFITWYIRQGLSESAIWKEEKEKQKKQKTPSTTNAIKELFSLKVNRKALFLLLGVYLFWNLTAGAMGFFMPYIYETVGGLSASKANLLQSLLWVFTVLTTYFVFIKLADKFSRKAIYAASAIMGIAAWMLLVFAPMTTPVLLLFVFLWGASAGFGAQAFYGLWASELFPTRYRAQAQGVMFFIARIGVGLWTAVMPTIITQLGFSVAGGIMIAFLVVAALIGTLGAPDTQGKTLQEIEKERYSDQSNGSTSKKAV; translated from the coding sequence ATGGCAAAAATCGGCAGTAAAAAAACAACCGGTATGAAAGCAACCCTTTCAGTAGCAATGGCCAATTATATTGAAGCAGGATCGATTGTGGCTGGAGCTGGGGGATTATCTCTTTGGGTGGAATACCTCAATTTGGATGATATTAAAATTGGTTTATTAGGTGCAGTTAGTGCCAATGCCTTTGGTGCTGCGGTGGGTGCGATTATCGGCGGGTATTTATGCGATAAATTAGGGCGTAAATTTATTTACACATATGATTTGCTCATTTACATGCTGGGTATGATCTTAATCATTTTTTCTTTTAATTTTCCAATGTTATTAGTAGGTTATATTATTACAGGATTAGCTGTCGGAGCAGGGGTTCCAGCTTCATGGACGTATATAGCAGAAGAAGCGCCGCATAAAAAACGGGCAGCCCATACCGGGATGGCTCAGCTGGCCTGGTCATTCGGTCCGGTAATTGCTCTATTACTATCTGTAGTGCTAGCACCGCTTGGCCTTTTAGGAAGCAGAATTATCTTTGGACATTTACTCGTTATTGCCTTTATCACTTGGTATATTCGACAAGGACTTTCAGAATCGGCGATTTGGAAGGAAGAAAAAGAAAAACAAAAGAAACAGAAAACACCATCTACTACGAATGCAATTAAAGAATTATTTAGTTTGAAAGTGAACCGAAAAGCATTATTTCTTTTACTAGGAGTCTATTTATTCTGGAATTTAACAGCTGGAGCAATGGGATTCTTCATGCCATATATTTATGAAACTGTTGGTGGATTATCCGCAAGCAAAGCGAATTTACTTCAATCATTACTATGGGTATTCACTGTTCTTACCACCTATTTTGTGTTTATTAAATTAGCGGATAAATTTAGCCGTAAAGCAATATATGCTGCATCTGCGATAATGGGAATCGCTGCTTGGATGTTATTAGTATTCGCTCCAATGACAACCCCAGTATTGTTATTATTCGTTTTCTTATGGGGAGCATCAGCAGGATTTGGTGCACAAGCATTTTACGGACTTTGGGCAAGTGAGTTGTTCCCAACTAGATACCGCGCACAAGCACAAGGGGTCATGTTCTTTATTGCGAGGATTGGTGTAGGTCTATGGACTGCAGTGATGCCAACCATAATAACACAGCTCGGCTTTAGCGTAGCAGGTGGAATTATGATTGCCTTCCTAGTAGTAGCTGCGTTAATTGGAACACTTGGAGCACCGGATACACAAGGAAAGACGCTTCAAGAAATTGAAAAAGAACGATATAGTGATCAAAGTAACGGTTCAACAAGTAAAAAAGCTGTGTAG
- a CDS encoding helix-turn-helix domain-containing protein: MKKQIKTIIVDDESRIRRGIERMVRSCGEEWDIIRTFSDGREAYDAITNESLSFDLLISDIRMPEMDGLTLNKELKKQHSFLTIFISGYDDFTYLQTALKDGAVNYILKPIDVEQFQIQLNEVKQKIFIDDQEKKEWLKLQEKAAQLNYAKQIQFLSELSWNEEKDISYLDWTRQFPSGTYQLLYVSLDHIYSKTKQFSSVEWNTWIFAVENIIDELLWQKYFEENLNKWWWRGGKFKYWILLNHDAGGKSLAANETEKFSEELRSSIQKFTPFTITVALGNGFTDLSVFSDMKNQLQTLQQFRMIQGGNKIFQSHLMEGIFDQKSRGITSSVLKYTEQIVNSLERGNREELLISLQSFFREMEVLTSPIEINEAVHYLIIRIVHNWIENKGYSDDPDLLMEALKITENAANLIQLKDSIKLWVLKVMEKVSTLRVKHQNPIQVAKDWIKSNLHENITIKKIAQRVYMNPNYFCDYFKNQTGETILDYVTTVRLEKAKELLEKTDLKIYDISQLVGYQDTKYFSRLFKQWIGQTPSQFRDQLHHIL; encoded by the coding sequence ATGAAGAAGCAAATTAAAACCATTATCGTTGATGACGAATCTAGGATTCGGAGAGGAATCGAACGAATGGTACGTTCATGTGGAGAAGAATGGGATATCATTCGTACCTTTTCTGATGGACGAGAAGCTTATGATGCGATCACAAATGAGTCTCTTTCATTTGATCTTCTTATATCCGATATTCGAATGCCAGAAATGGATGGATTAACCTTAAATAAAGAATTAAAAAAACAACATTCGTTTCTGACTATTTTTATCAGTGGATATGACGACTTTACCTATCTACAAACAGCACTTAAGGACGGTGCAGTGAATTATATCCTAAAACCCATTGACGTGGAGCAATTTCAAATCCAACTAAATGAGGTCAAACAAAAGATTTTTATTGATGATCAAGAAAAAAAAGAATGGCTGAAACTGCAAGAAAAAGCTGCACAATTGAATTATGCGAAACAGATACAATTCTTAAGTGAATTGAGTTGGAATGAAGAGAAAGATATTTCTTATCTGGACTGGACACGCCAATTTCCAAGTGGTACTTATCAGTTACTATACGTCAGCCTCGACCATATCTACTCTAAGACAAAACAATTCTCCTCCGTAGAATGGAACACATGGATATTTGCGGTTGAAAATATAATCGATGAGTTATTATGGCAAAAGTATTTTGAAGAGAATTTGAATAAATGGTGGTGGCGTGGAGGTAAGTTCAAATATTGGATATTGCTTAATCATGATGCTGGAGGAAAATCTCTGGCTGCCAATGAAACAGAGAAATTTTCAGAAGAATTAAGGTCTTCCATCCAGAAATTCACCCCATTTACTATAACAGTGGCCCTTGGAAATGGGTTCACCGATCTTTCTGTTTTTAGTGATATGAAAAATCAATTACAAACCTTGCAGCAGTTTCGGATGATTCAAGGGGGAAATAAAATCTTTCAATCACATCTGATGGAAGGCATTTTTGATCAAAAATCTAGAGGAATTACAAGCTCGGTCCTAAAATATACCGAACAAATTGTAAACTCATTAGAACGTGGAAACAGGGAGGAGCTTCTTATTTCATTACAAAGCTTTTTCCGTGAAATGGAAGTTCTTACTTCTCCTATCGAAATAAATGAAGCCGTTCATTATTTAATCATCCGGATCGTCCATAACTGGATTGAAAACAAGGGATATAGTGATGATCCTGATTTGTTAATGGAGGCTTTAAAAATAACGGAGAATGCAGCAAATTTAATCCAGTTAAAAGACAGTATCAAACTCTGGGTGTTAAAGGTGATGGAAAAGGTCTCAACATTAAGGGTTAAACATCAAAACCCAATACAAGTCGCAAAAGATTGGATAAAAAGCAATCTTCATGAAAATATCACGATTAAAAAGATTGCCCAGCGGGTTTACATGAATCCAAATTATTTTTGCGATTATTTTAAAAATCAAACGGGTGAGACCATTCTAGATTATGTCACGACCGTAAGATTGGAAAAAGCAAAGGAATTATTAGAGAAGACAGATTTGAAAATTTATGATATATCACAATTAGTGGGTTATCAGGATACCAAATATTTTAGCCGCTTATTTAAACAGTGGATTGGACAAACCCCATCACAATTTAGAGACCAACTTCACCACATTTTATAG